TCGCGCCCGGCTCCAAAGTGGTCACCGAATATCTGACGCAGTCCGGCCTGATGCCCTATCTCGAAAAGCTGAAGTTCCACACCGTGGGCTTCGGCTGCACCACTTGCATCGGCAACTCCGGCCCGCTGCCGCCGGAAGTCGCAAAAACCGTCCAGGAGAACGATCTGGTCGTCGCCGCGGTGCTCAGCGGAAACCGCAACTTCGAGGGCCGCATCAATCCGGACGTCCGCGCCAACTACCTGGCCTCGCCACCGCTGGTCGTGGCCTACGCGCTGGCCGGCCGCATGGACGTGAACCTCGCCGAGGAGCCTCTCGGCAAAGGACGCGACGGCCAGCCCGTCTACCTGCGCGACATCTGGCCCTCGCAGCAGGAGATCACGCAGGCAGTCGAGAAGTCGCTGACCTCGGCGCAATTCCAGAAGACGTACGCGTCGGTGTTCGAGGGCGATCAGCGCTGGAAGTCCATGCCCCTGCCTTCCGGCAAGACCTACGCCTGGGACAAGGACTCCACCTACATCAAGCATCCGCCGTATTTCGAGGCCATGACCAAAACGCCGCCGCCCATCACCGAGATCCGCGGCGCGCGCGTGCTGGCCAAACTGGGCGACAGCGTCACCACCGACCACATTTCGCCCGCAGGCTCCATCAAGAAAGACAGTCCCGCCGGGCAGTACCTCATCGCCCGCGGCGTCAAGCCCGCCGATTTCAACTCCTACGGTTCGCGCCGCGGCAACGACGAAGTCATGGTGCGCGGCACCTTCGCCAACGTCCGCCTGCGCAACCTCATGGTGCCCGCCTCCGAGGGCGGCGTCACCAGGCACCTGCCGGATGGCGAAGTCATGTCCATCTTTGACGCTTCGGTGAAATACCGCAGCGAGAACGTTCCGCTGGTCGTGCTCGCCGGGAAGGAGTACGGCTCCGGCTCCTCGCGTGACTGGGCCGCCAAAGGACCGTACCTGCTGGGCGTGCGCGCCGTCATCGCCCAGAGCTACGAGCGCATCCACCGCTCCAACCTGGTCGGGATGGGCATCCTGCCGCTGGAATTCGCCGCCGGCCAGAACGCCGAATCCCTCGGCCTCTCGGGCGATGAAACCTGCGACATCGTGGGCCTGAAGGCGCTGCTCGACTCCGGCTTCAAAGCCGGGCGCGCGGTCACCGTGCGCGCCACCGCTCCCGGCGGCAAGGTCACCGAATTCACCGCCACGGTGCGCATCGACACGCCGCAGGAAGTGCTCTACTACCAGCACGGCGGCATTCTGCAGTACGTACTGCGGCAGTTGCTGGGGAAGACATAAAGGCTTTTACCGCCGAGCGCGCAGAGGTCGCCGAGACCCATCGTCCCGCTTGTCGCATCGCGCGTCACCCAATAAACTGAATGATTCGCCGCTCATCTCGGCGACGGAGGATTGATGGCACTACTTCCCGTCGGCGCCCAGGCGCCCGACTTCGATCTGCCCGCGGTCACCGGCGAGCGCAAGCACCAGGTCAAGCTCTCCGACTATCGCGGCAAGCAGCACGTGGTGCTGGCCTTCTTTCCTGCCGCCTGGACCCCTACTTGAGCGGCGCAGATGCCGGCCTACGACCGCGACCTCGCGAAGTTCGCCGGCTCGAATGCCCAGGTCCTGGGCATCAGCGTCGATTCCAGCTTCTGCCACCTCGGCTGGCAGAAGCACGACATCGGCATGCTGCACTATCCCTTGTGCAGCGACTTCTATCCTCACGGCGCAGTGGCGCGCGCCTACGGCGCCTTCCGCGAAGGCCCGCCCATCCCCGGCATCAACGAGCGCGCCGTCTTCGTGGTCGATAAGCAGGGCAAGATCGCCTTCAGCCGGGTCTACGACCTGGGCGAACAACCGCCCAATGCCGATGTCTTCGAGGTCCTGGAAAAACTGAAGTAGTTCACCGCCGGAAAACAAAACGGCCACGGATCTTCACGGAGGAACACGGATCCGCACTCCTCCCTGACGGATCCGTGTCCATCCGTGACTGCAGTAACGTTCTCTCTTGATTGTTACCTTGGTACCAAGGTAACATTCTGTGCATGACGGATACATCGAAGCCCACACCGCGCATCCCGGTCCAGCGCGTCCAGACCGGCGTGCGCATGGAAAAGCGGTTGGTGAAGGTGCTCAAAGCCCTGGCGGAATACCACGACCTCACCCTCGGCGACCTGCTCGAAGGCATCGTCCTGCACGCCTTCGATGGCAAGTGCCCGTTCAAGCGGGAGAACCTGGAGCGCATTGCCGAGTTGAAGCGCTTCTACGGGCTCTCGCTGGACTCCTCGGCCAGCCACCGCCTGACCGAGTCACATGCGGCGCCCGCCGCGGCCAGAGCGAATCGGAGTCGCCGCCAACCGCGCCGGAAGGGGATCCGGACATGACGTTGGTTTCAATGAACGACCAGGAATTCATGGCGGCCTTCGAGTCTGGACAATTGTCCGGCAAGGATTTCCATCATGCCGACCACGTCCAC
This genomic window from Terriglobales bacterium contains:
- the acnA gene encoding aconitate hydratase AcnA, whose amino-acid sequence is VGFRLTGRLREGSTATDLVLTVTEMLRKKGVVGKFVEFFGPGLANLPLADRATIANMAPEYGATCGIFPVDAETLRYLRFSGRSDDQVALVEAYAKEQGLFHTPQTPDAEYSDTLELDLGTVEPSLAGPRRPQDRVPLSRAAANFAEALPSLVKPNPKRPDQVARWEGEGGAPYATASGGNGDYCKNLKHGSVVIAAITSCTNTSNPSVMVAAGLLAKKAVEKGLEVPRWVKTSLAPGSKVVTEYLTQSGLMPYLEKLKFHTVGFGCTTCIGNSGPLPPEVAKTVQENDLVVAAVLSGNRNFEGRINPDVRANYLASPPLVVAYALAGRMDVNLAEEPLGKGRDGQPVYLRDIWPSQQEITQAVEKSLTSAQFQKTYASVFEGDQRWKSMPLPSGKTYAWDKDSTYIKHPPYFEAMTKTPPPITEIRGARVLAKLGDSVTTDHISPAGSIKKDSPAGQYLIARGVKPADFNSYGSRRGNDEVMVRGTFANVRLRNLMVPASEGGVTRHLPDGEVMSIFDASVKYRSENVPLVVLAGKEYGSGSSRDWAAKGPYLLGVRAVIAQSYERIHRSNLVGMGILPLEFAAGQNAESLGLSGDETCDIVGLKALLDSGFKAGRAVTVRATAPGGKVTEFTATVRIDTPQEVLYYQHGGILQYVLRQLLGKT
- a CDS encoding redoxin domain-containing protein, with protein sequence MALLPVGAQAPDFDLPAVTGERKHQVKLSDYRGKQHVVLAFFPAAWTPTUAAQMPAYDRDLAKFAGSNAQVLGISVDSSFCHLGWQKHDIGMLHYPLCSDFYPHGAVARAYGAFREGPPIPGINERAVFVVDKQGKIAFSRVYDLGEQPPNADVFEVLEKLK